The Deltaproteobacteria bacterium genome contains the following window.
TAAGGAGCAGCGGGCAGGAATGTCTCTATTGCGACAGCAAATACAATCCCTAAAGGGCGATGTCTTGTGGATGGAAAAAGAACTCAACCTGACCGGCAAGAGAAGTAAAACCCCGGCGCCGGGCACGATCATAGAACAAGACATCGCGGAATAGCTCTTTGCGTCACAGGGACACTATTCAGGGCTTGATCTCGAAAGGAATCGTAGACAGCAATTCGCCGTCAGGTCCGAGCACATCCACATGCCATGGTCCCCACTCGTGAGGCTGGATTATTTTTGAGCTCTTGGTTCTCCAATTGGCGCTGCCTGCGGCCAGAACAACCCCGGCCCGCTGCATCTCTCCGAAATACCAGACATGAGTGACAGTGGTTGGTTCCAGAGCCCCTGTAATTCTGGTAAAACAGTAGAGCTTGCCAACGGATGCATTGAAAGTCGTGCCAGCGTTTACTGGCGCCCGATCGACGACGTCTTCGCAGATCGCGGCATCTGTGACTTCCAGCGAAACAGCCTCCTGGGCCTGAATCATCGATGTTTGAAAAATACAAACCGCCATTACCAGAGCTGCAACAACAGACAAGGATGCTTTCATGGGCTTGATCTCCTTGGTCCCGACCTCAGCGCCTGCGTCTGAAAGCCGGATAGTGTTTTCGTCCACGGGGACTTTTGGGGGCCGTGATCGCTGTGTGGGTGAACCACAAACAGGGCATCGGTTGCCTTTGCGCATTATGCCAAACCATTCATTAGAGCATTTGGGGCAGTATCGCGTACTCATAGCACACCTCCTGTCTTCGTTGTCAAGCTTAAGCATCTGCACGCCACTTGTTTATGCAAATGACAGGCCATTGGTGGCACATTGGCACAGGAATGCTTCAGGCACCCCATGTGTATCCAAGTTTTTTCAATCCGCGCAAGTATCAATAACTCGGCGAAGGCTTTTTCTTCCATGCGATATCAATCATGCCTTTGTTCCCTCAACTACCGTCAACATTTTGACAAACTGTGTGTGTATGCATCAACTCCTTCCAGGATGCCGCTTGCCAGTCCAGCAATAAAATCTGCGATTGTCTGAAATTAGATGTGATTATACATCTGCAATTTTCTGGGATGATTCTTGTTGCAATGAGCCTTGGATAAGGAAAACAATGATTATTCCATTACGCTTGATCGGTCTGTTTGTCATTCTATTGTTAGCTGCTACGACTGCCGGCACTTCTTGGGCAGACCATAGTTGGGTAAAAATCGGCGCGTTGGCAAAAAGATGGGCTAACAGTGCATTGAAGACAGGGTGCCGCTGGAAACTGAGTCCCGCCTCGGCGGGATTTACGAAGCCGTCAGTCTTTATTTTTTTGCGAGGTGTGGAGGGGCGGGGTTGCTTTAGTCTTGACACATCTCCGAATACGTATATAATGTGCGTAAATGCAAGGGGGTGGTTAGTGTGAAGACTGCAACAGTTGGTGAAATCCAAAAAAATTTTGCCCGGGTGCTCAGAGACATAACCGCCGGAGAAGAGGTTACCGTTACAAAAAGAGGAAAACCGGTAGCCAGAATCATAGCGTTAGGCCCTAGGAATCAGATTGACTGGCCTGACTTCTATGCTGAAGCTGTTGAACTGAAGGGCAAACCTGCCAGTGAGATAGTTATTGAAGGCAGGGAGGGTAGATTCTAGGTGCTTTACGTTGATACCAGCGTGATCGTCAAACTCTATTTTAGAGAACAATATTCTCTAGACGCATCAAATTGGCTTAGGAACAACGATGAAGCTATCCCTTTGACCAGTTTTCATGAACTGGAGTTCAACAATGCTGTCTACTTGAAGCGATTCAGGGCTGAAATCACAGAAAAGGAGGTCGCACTGATCTTGTCAAGATTCGATAAACACCAAAGAAAAGGAATATACTATCGCCCCCAACTGAATTGGACCGAAATATTTAGCTACGCCCTCGATCTGTCAAAACAACACACCCGAAAAACTGGGGTAAGATCATTGGATATTCTCCATGTTGCCTCAGCCTTGTCAATGAAAGCAGACAGGTTTATCACTTTCGACGACAGACAGTCCAATCTCGCTTTTCTTGCCGAACTAAAAATTGACCGAATCTAATCTTGTCTATGCGCCGCCTCATATTCACGGTTCATCTCAGCGATGTGGCCGTGATCTGCAAAACTGAAATATGTATTGTCCCCGATAATGAGGTGCTCATGGACCGGGGGACGCGAGGGGGACGTTGTTGACCCACACTTTCAAGTGTACATCTCGCAACAAAATCCTCAATTGTTTGGAATCCAGATGTCGAAAATTGGCACTTTCAATTTTTTTTGGCAGGATTTTTGCTGTCTAGGAGGAGGCGATCAAGTCTTTCCGTATTGCACTCTTCGTCTTGTTGGTAGAAGGCAAAACAGAAAGGAACTTTGTCATGGCCAGAAGTCCAGGCTACGAAGAACTGGGACAAAGGATCAAGATAAGGCA
Protein-coding sequences here:
- a CDS encoding DUF2914 domain-containing protein, which encodes MSTRYCPKCSNEWFGIMRKGNRCPVCGSPTQRSRPPKVPVDENTIRLSDAGAEVGTKEIKPMKASLSVVAALVMAVCIFQTSMIQAQEAVSLEVTDAAICEDVVDRAPVNAGTTFNASVGKLYCFTRITGALEPTTVTHVWYFGEMQRAGVVLAAGSANWRTKSSKIIQPHEWGPWHVDVLGPDGELLSTIPFEIKP
- a CDS encoding type II toxin-antitoxin system prevent-host-death family antitoxin, translating into MKTATVGEIQKNFARVLRDITAGEEVTVTKRGKPVARIIALGPRNQIDWPDFYAEAVELKGKPASEIVIEGREGRF
- a CDS encoding type II toxin-antitoxin system VapC family toxin — translated: MLYVDTSVIVKLYFREQYSLDASNWLRNNDEAIPLTSFHELEFNNAVYLKRFRAEITEKEVALILSRFDKHQRKGIYYRPQLNWTEIFSYALDLSKQHTRKTGVRSLDILHVASALSMKADRFITFDDRQSNLAFLAELKIDRI